GAACGCTCACTCAGTACCCTTCAGGATCGCGCCGCGGTGATCGATGTCGTGCTTGGCTTCGCCCGAGCCCTCGACGTCAAGGACTGGGCGGCGTGCCGGCGCTGCTTCGCGGACGAGATCGAGACCGACTACTCGGATCTGCGCGGCGAACCGCCGTCGACCGTCAAGGCCGATGACTTCGTCGCCCTGAGACGGGCGGCGCTCGAGAGGCTCAAGACGCTGCACCTGAGCGCCAACCACCTCGTCACCGTGGACGGCGACCGCGCCACGTGCGTGTCCGCCGCGGTGATACACCGCTTCCGGCCCGAGGACGGCGAGCGCTTCGACACCTACTGCGCCTACACCCACGCCCTCGTGCGCACGCCCGCCGGGTGGAAGATCAGCGCGGTCAAGCAGACCGTCTACTGGAACACGGGCAACCCCGACATCCACGCCGGCGCGCGGCGATAGGTCAGCGGGCCGGCGCCTTTCGAAGAAAGTCGAAGTCGCAGCCGGCGTCGGCCTGGAGCACGTGGTCCAGGTAGAGCTTCCGGTAGCCGCGCTCCGGCGGGATGACGGGCTTCCACGTTGCCCGCCGCTTCGAGAGTAGAGCCTCGCTCACCAGGAGATCGAGCTTCCGCTCCTTCACGCTCAGACGGATCCGATCGCCCGTCTCGACCTGCGCCAGCGGACCGCCCACGGCGGCCTCCGGCGTCACGTGGAGCACGATCGTGCCGAAGGCCGTGCCGCTCATCCGCGCGTCTGAGATGCGCACCATGTCCTTGACCCCAGCGCGCGCGAGCTTCTGTGGGATCGGGAGATAACCCGCCTCGGGCATACCCGGCGCGCCCTTGGGGCCCGCGTTCTTGAGGACGAGAATGCTCTCGGGCGTCACCGGCAGGGCAGGATCGTCGACGCGCGCCGCCAGGTCCTCGAGCGACTCGAAGACCACGGCCGCGGCCTCGGTCTCGAAGAGGCGCGAGTCCGCGGCCGAGCGCTTGAGGATGGCGCCGCCCGGCGCCAGAGAGCCGAAGAG
Above is a window of Candidatus Rokuibacteriota bacterium DNA encoding:
- a CDS encoding nuclear transport factor 2 family protein → MTDERSLSTLQDRAAVIDVVLGFARALDVKDWAACRRCFADEIETDYSDLRGEPPSTVKADDFVALRRAALERLKTLHLSANHLVTVDGDRATCVSAAVIHRFRPEDGERFDTYCAYTHALVRTPAGWKISAVKQTVYWNTGNPDIHAGARR